A DNA window from Prochlorococcus marinus str. GP2 contains the following coding sequences:
- a CDS encoding thiol-disulfide oxidoreductase DCC family protein, with amino-acid sequence MKNKLTFLFDGGCPLCLRETNFLKKRDTLNQIAFIDINSQDYDQSFFNDISYSEAMSNLHGIIENGEIIRGLDVLAYSYELVGLGWVYYPLKIKLLSPLLRLVYRYWAKYRLQITGRSDIEKICSSQCEK; translated from the coding sequence ATGAAAAATAAATTAACTTTTTTATTCGATGGTGGTTGTCCACTTTGTTTAAGAGAAACAAATTTTCTTAAAAAAAGAGATACCTTAAATCAAATTGCATTTATAGATATTAATAGTCAGGATTATGATCAAAGTTTTTTTAATGACATCTCATATTCAGAAGCTATGTCAAACCTGCATGGGATTATTGAAAATGGTGAAATTATTAGGGGACTAGATGTACTTGCATATTCTTATGAATTAGTTGGTTTAGGTTGGGTTTATTATCCCTTGAAGATTAAGCTCTTATCTCCATTATTGAGATTGGTTTACAGATATTGGGCAAAATATAGACTTCAAATTACAGGTAGATCCGATATTGAAAAAATTTGTTCCTCACAATGCGAAAAATAA
- a CDS encoding TIGR03643 family protein: MESIDIDRVIEMCWEDRTPFEAIEYQFGLKEEDAIKIMRQNLKPKSFKVWRKRVSGRNTKHMALKDSTRFKSTHKRKL; the protein is encoded by the coding sequence ATGGAAAGTATCGATATAGACAGAGTAATAGAAATGTGTTGGGAAGATAGAACACCCTTTGAAGCTATCGAGTATCAATTTGGTTTAAAAGAGGAAGATGCGATAAAAATTATGCGTCAAAATCTTAAACCCAAATCTTTCAAAGTCTGGAGAAAGAGAGTTTCGGGAAGAAATACAAAACATATGGCCCTTAAAGATTCAACTAGATTTAAATCTACTCATAAAAGAAAATTATAA
- a CDS encoding DUF2256 domain-containing protein, producing MKNLSTKTCPVCNRPFDWRKKWKNCWDDVIYCSKRCSNRKSQR from the coding sequence TTGAAAAATCTTTCTACTAAAACTTGTCCTGTTTGCAATAGGCCGTTTGATTGGCGTAAAAAATGGAAAAACTGTTGGGATGATGTTATCTACTGTTCAAAAAGATGCAGTAACAGGAAGTCGCAAAGATGA
- a CDS encoding cryptochrome/photolyase family protein has product MKQVSIIFPNQLFRESPILKINCEVLILEDSLFFGNDKFHKLINHKNKLVFHRASMLAYKNYLEISGFKVLYIENKNNFSTVDYLSEFIKNKYQKINLIDPHDFLIMKRINNFVEINNLALNILPSPMFMSSEDLKDLFASNAKKPLMGRFYENQRKSQKILVNPDDTPEGGKWSFDEMNRKKLPKKINIPDTPKLQKNKFVVNAERSLANFDIEFIGESNNFLYPTNFEEADEWLNDFFKHRFFLFGDYEDAISKENSFLWHSLLSPLLNSGLLTPDVVVNKALLFAKNNNVPINSLEGFIRQIIGWREFICLVYKKYGTKMRNSNFWNFEDKPIPKSFYKGNTGIEPVDVVIKNIIKFGYCHHIERLMIVGNFMLLCRIHPNQVYKWFMEMFIDSYDWVMVPNVYGMSQFSDGGIFSTKPYISSSNYIKKMSNFKSGPWCEIWDGLFWKFIKDNESFFRKQYRLAMLTRNLDKMSEEKLNNHLKTADKFLRDIK; this is encoded by the coding sequence ATGAAACAAGTATCAATTATTTTCCCGAATCAACTTTTTAGAGAAAGCCCAATCTTAAAAATAAATTGTGAAGTTTTGATTTTGGAAGACTCATTATTTTTTGGAAATGATAAATTTCATAAATTAATTAATCATAAAAATAAGTTAGTTTTTCATAGAGCATCTATGCTTGCTTATAAAAATTATTTAGAAATATCTGGCTTTAAAGTTTTATATATCGAAAACAAGAATAATTTTTCTACAGTTGATTACTTATCAGAATTTATTAAAAATAAATATCAGAAAATAAATCTAATTGACCCTCATGATTTTTTAATAATGAAGAGGATTAATAATTTTGTTGAAATTAATAATTTAGCTTTAAATATTTTGCCTTCTCCTATGTTTATGAGCAGTGAAGATTTAAAAGATTTATTTGCATCAAATGCAAAAAAACCTCTTATGGGGAGATTTTATGAGAATCAAAGAAAGAGCCAAAAGATATTAGTTAATCCTGATGATACGCCTGAAGGAGGTAAATGGAGTTTCGATGAAATGAACAGAAAAAAATTGCCAAAAAAAATAAATATACCCGATACACCTAAATTACAAAAAAATAAATTTGTAGTTAATGCAGAAAGGTCATTAGCCAATTTTGATATTGAGTTTATTGGAGAAAGTAATAACTTTTTATATCCAACTAATTTTGAAGAGGCAGATGAATGGTTAAATGATTTTTTTAAACATAGATTTTTCTTATTTGGAGATTATGAGGATGCTATTTCTAAAGAAAATTCTTTTTTATGGCATAGTTTACTTTCTCCTCTTTTAAATAGCGGCTTATTAACCCCAGATGTAGTAGTAAATAAAGCATTACTTTTCGCAAAAAATAATAATGTTCCTATTAACTCTTTAGAGGGTTTTATTCGTCAAATTATTGGATGGAGAGAATTTATTTGCCTCGTCTATAAAAAGTACGGAACAAAGATGCGAAATAGTAATTTTTGGAATTTTGAAGATAAGCCAATTCCAAAATCTTTTTATAAAGGAAATACAGGAATTGAACCAGTAGACGTTGTTATAAAAAATATTATTAAATTTGGTTATTGTCATCATATTGAACGACTAATGATTGTTGGCAACTTTATGCTTCTATGTAGAATTCACCCCAACCAAGTTTATAAATGGTTTATGGAAATGTTTATTGATTCCTATGATTGGGTTATGGTCCCAAATGTTTATGGAATGAGTCAGTTTAGTGATGGTGGTATCTTTTCAACAAAGCCATATATATCAAGCTCTAATTATATAAAAAAAATGTCTAATTTTAAAAGTGGCCCATGGTGTGAAATATGGGATGGATTATTTTGGAAATTTATTAAAGATAATGAAAGCTTTTTTAGAAAGCAATATCGTTTGGCAATGTTAACGAGAAATCTCGATAAAATGTCAGAGGAAAAATTAAATAATCACTTAAAAACGGCCGATAAATTTTTAAGAGATATTAAATAA
- a CDS encoding 16S rRNA (cytosine(967)-C(5))-methyltransferase, producing MSIGYLQRKAAWEILLKVSSGDFSDHALEKVLKNYQFNPLDIAFITELSFGCIRYRKFLDLWTDHTSKITHKKQPPKLRWLLHIGLYQLLKMDKIPFPAAISTTVEVAKNTDLNGLAGTVNAILRSASRKLEQKILPELSSDRKERISYLESFPLWLVKDLYKWVGNSEGENIIKAFNKKPTIDLRINQLKTNLNKFLKVLHENKIDAEIIKDLHNGITLKSNPRSIKNLPGYSDGLWTIQDRSSQWIAPLLNPKEGEKILDACAAPGSKSTHLAELTNDSAEILAVDRSAKRLKILQSNLERLNLKSVNTLKADATSLIELNSKFISYFDKILLDAPCSGIGTLSRNPDSRWSLSKEKIKSLTLLQEKLLESIFPLLKKNGTLVYSTCTICPDENNLLIERFIEKNKNLKLVSQKQILPSLDYPGDGFYSAIISYKS from the coding sequence TTGAGCATAGGATATTTACAAAGAAAAGCCGCTTGGGAAATTTTATTAAAAGTTAGTTCTGGTGATTTTTCTGATCATGCCCTTGAAAAGGTTTTAAAAAATTATCAATTTAATCCTCTTGATATAGCTTTTATTACAGAATTATCTTTTGGATGCATAAGGTATAGAAAATTTCTTGATCTCTGGACGGATCATACATCAAAAATTACTCATAAAAAGCAGCCTCCAAAGTTAAGATGGCTTCTACACATAGGTTTATATCAACTATTGAAAATGGATAAAATTCCATTTCCTGCTGCTATTTCTACCACTGTAGAAGTAGCTAAAAACACAGATTTAAATGGTTTAGCGGGGACTGTAAATGCGATATTGAGAAGTGCATCGAGAAAATTAGAACAAAAAATTTTACCGGAATTATCTTCTGATAGAAAAGAAAGAATTTCATATCTTGAATCATTTCCATTATGGCTTGTGAAGGATCTTTATAAATGGGTCGGCAATAGCGAGGGTGAAAATATCATAAAGGCATTTAATAAAAAACCTACAATTGATTTGAGAATTAACCAATTAAAAACTAATTTAAATAAATTTTTGAAGGTACTTCATGAAAATAAAATTGATGCTGAAATTATTAAAGATTTACATAATGGAATTACTCTAAAATCTAATCCAAGATCTATAAAAAATTTACCTGGATATAGTGATGGGCTTTGGACAATTCAAGATAGATCTTCTCAGTGGATAGCACCTCTCTTAAATCCAAAAGAAGGTGAAAAGATTTTAGATGCTTGTGCAGCTCCAGGAAGTAAGTCTACCCACTTGGCAGAATTAACAAATGATAGTGCTGAAATCCTTGCTGTAGATAGATCAGCAAAAAGATTAAAAATACTGCAATCAAATTTAGAAAGGTTAAATTTGAAATCTGTTAATACCCTTAAGGCTGATGCTACGAGTTTGATTGAATTAAATTCTAAGTTTATATCTTATTTTGATAAGATTTTATTAGATGCTCCATGTTCAGGCATTGGAACTCTTTCCAGGAATCCAGATTCTAGATGGTCTTTAAGTAAAGAAAAAATAAAATCTTTAACTTTATTACAGGAAAAACTTTTGGAGAGTATTTTCCCTCTTTTGAAGAAAAATGGTACTTTAGTTTATTCAACTTGCACTATTTGTCCCGATGAAAATAATCTATTAATTGAACGATTTATTGAAAAAAACAAAAATTTAAAATTGGTTAGCCAAAAACAAATTTTACCTAGCTTGGATTATCCTGGTGATGGATTTTATTCTGCAATAATTTCTTATAAATCTTAA
- a CDS encoding transglycosylase domain-containing protein, which produces MQKIKFKSFVLIIPILIFSGISFYFFSIMFSTLKVDVSKNKKLRGTNYSYVISSSDNKIISKLSRKFEIDNSYYKIPFFLKHAFISSEDKRFYKHNGIDLKSISRALIQNIRSGYVKEGGSTITQQVARLLFLNNDLSFQRKIKEIFISLIIEFRYDKNQILKLYLNNIYLGSGAHGVDEAAQVYFGKFIEELTLSEIALIAGLAPAPSIYSPYQDLELAIKNRNKVLESMYIDGYISLANKNKAIKEKIKLNYQTADNFLDDKLLINFILHETDKKIGSKNDYKFLRIKSSINKDWQEKGQKISRYAGPKEIEFALLSIESNTGLIRAMITSKNPSINEYNRVISSVRPLGSTFKIIPYASALIEGIKLSDKFEDLPICWESYCPKNFSEDYRGSISLIESFKSSSNIVPISITKKIGLKNIINLANSFGLGYEQEFEEFPSLAIGSFGDNLLNITNAYSAINNNGKIQSPEIIEKIESFKKQPIWENKSISKKILDLKINEKINKLLEKSVKEGTSKAAFIKGKKIYGKTGTSDGNKDLWFIGSIDNLTTGIWIGYDDNKESELSSGNAAYLWKKFISEIYKIPIKK; this is translated from the coding sequence GTGCAAAAGATTAAATTCAAGTCTTTTGTTTTAATAATTCCAATATTAATTTTTTCTGGAATATCTTTTTATTTTTTTAGTATAATGTTTAGTACTTTAAAAGTTGACGTATCTAAAAATAAAAAGTTAAGGGGCACCAATTATTCTTATGTAATATCATCTTCTGATAATAAGATAATAAGCAAATTAAGCCGCAAATTTGAAATAGATAATAGTTATTATAAAATTCCATTTTTTCTTAAACATGCTTTTATATCTTCTGAGGATAAAAGATTTTATAAACATAATGGAATAGATTTAAAAAGTATTTCACGCGCCCTTATTCAAAATATTAGAAGTGGTTATGTTAAAGAGGGAGGAAGTACGATTACACAACAAGTTGCTAGATTACTTTTTCTAAATAATGATTTAAGTTTTCAAAGAAAAATCAAAGAAATATTTATATCACTCATAATTGAATTTAGATATGATAAAAATCAAATTTTAAAATTGTATTTAAATAATATTTATCTAGGATCAGGAGCACACGGGGTAGACGAGGCTGCCCAAGTTTATTTTGGAAAATTTATAGAAGAATTGACATTATCAGAGATCGCATTAATTGCAGGATTAGCTCCAGCCCCATCAATTTATTCACCTTATCAAGATTTAGAACTAGCTATTAAAAATAGAAATAAAGTTCTTGAATCAATGTATATTGATGGATATATTTCTCTTGCAAATAAGAATAAGGCTATTAAAGAAAAAATAAAATTAAATTATCAAACAGCTGATAATTTTTTAGATGATAAATTACTTATAAACTTTATTCTTCACGAAACAGATAAAAAAATTGGGAGTAAAAATGATTATAAGTTTTTAAGAATTAAATCTTCTATCAACAAAGATTGGCAAGAAAAAGGTCAAAAAATATCAAGATATGCTGGGCCTAAAGAAATTGAATTTGCTCTGTTATCTATCGAATCAAACACAGGACTAATCAGGGCAATGATAACCAGCAAAAATCCATCAATTAATGAATACAATAGAGTGATTTCATCTGTAAGACCATTAGGTTCTACTTTTAAAATAATCCCTTATGCTTCTGCATTAATAGAAGGAATAAAATTAAGCGATAAATTTGAAGACTTACCAATATGCTGGGAAAGTTATTGCCCAAAAAATTTTTCAGAAGACTATAGAGGTTCAATATCTTTGATTGAATCATTTAAAAGCTCATCAAATATCGTTCCAATATCAATAACAAAAAAAATCGGCTTAAAAAATATTATTAATTTAGCGAATTCATTTGGACTAGGTTACGAGCAAGAGTTTGAGGAATTCCCATCATTAGCTATTGGATCCTTCGGAGATAATCTTTTAAACATCACAAATGCATATTCTGCAATAAACAATAATGGGAAGATCCAAAGCCCTGAAATCATAGAAAAAATAGAATCATTTAAAAAACAACCTATTTGGGAAAACAAATCTATTTCCAAGAAAATATTAGATTTAAAAATAAACGAGAAAATAAATAAACTTCTTGAAAAATCTGTAAAAGAAGGAACTTCAAAAGCAGCCTTTATAAAAGGAAAGAAAATTTATGGGAAAACAGGAACATCTGATGGAAATAAAGATCTCTGGTTTATTGGTTCAATTGATAACCTTACAACAGGGATCTGGATAGGTTACGACGATAACAAGGAATCTGAATTATCTAGTGGAAATGCAGCTTATTTATGGAAGAAGTTCATATCTGAAATTTATAAAATTCCAATTAAAAAATAA
- the chlG gene encoding chlorophyll synthase ChlG produces the protein MNDPKQLLGIKGASETSSIWKLRIQLMKPITWIPLIWGVICGAAASGNFEWTFSNVLASLACMLMSGPLLAGYTQTINDFFDKEIDAINEPNRPIPSGKISIKDVKIQIWVLLIAGLIVAFLLDLYAKHSFPSVLLLALGGSFVSYIYSAPPLKLKQNGWLGNYALGASYIALPWWAGQALFGKLTLVTAILTLAYSLSGLGIAVINDFKSVEGDSKLGLNSLPVVFGIKNASRISAGLIDIFQLAMVIVLVIIGQNLASVILVLLIIPQITFQDMWLLRDPLKFDVKYQASAQPFLITGMLVTALAIGHSFLVA, from the coding sequence GTGAATGATCCAAAACAACTATTAGGAATTAAGGGTGCCTCTGAAACATCAAGTATATGGAAACTCCGTATACAGTTAATGAAACCCATAACATGGATCCCTTTGATATGGGGAGTCATTTGTGGAGCAGCTGCAAGTGGGAATTTTGAATGGACATTTAGTAATGTTCTAGCTTCATTAGCATGTATGTTGATGAGTGGACCACTTCTGGCTGGTTATACCCAAACCATAAATGATTTTTTTGATAAAGAAATTGATGCAATTAATGAACCAAATAGACCAATTCCTTCTGGGAAAATTTCAATTAAAGATGTAAAAATACAAATCTGGGTATTACTTATAGCAGGATTAATAGTTGCTTTTCTATTGGATTTATATGCTAAGCACAGCTTCCCCTCCGTCTTACTTTTGGCATTAGGAGGTTCCTTTGTTAGTTATATATATTCTGCTCCACCACTCAAATTAAAACAGAATGGTTGGCTTGGGAATTACGCATTAGGAGCATCTTATATAGCTTTACCTTGGTGGGCAGGACAAGCCTTGTTTGGGAAATTAACTCTCGTGACGGCGATACTAACACTTGCTTATAGCCTCTCAGGACTTGGAATTGCTGTTATTAATGATTTCAAAAGTGTTGAAGGAGACTCAAAGCTAGGCTTAAATTCTCTACCAGTAGTATTTGGAATTAAAAATGCAAGTAGAATAAGTGCAGGACTAATTGACATTTTTCAATTGGCAATGGTTATAGTATTAGTCATTATTGGCCAAAATTTAGCCTCTGTAATTTTAGTTTTATTGATAATTCCACAAATTACATTTCAAGATATGTGGTTGCTAAGAGATCCTCTAAAGTTTGATGTCAAATATCAAGCGAGTGCCCAACCGTTCCTTATAACTGGAATGCTAGTTACAGCTTTAGCAATAGGACATAGTTTTTTAGTTGCTTAA
- the petP gene encoding cytochrome b6f subunit PetP — protein sequence MAETKLLPKIGSKIKININKVKDRLPAKLIDQISSNPKAVITGYKMTDGRSIGITAKFQNGEQNWFFPEEIEKG from the coding sequence ATGGCTGAAACAAAATTATTACCCAAAATCGGTAGTAAAATCAAAATTAACATTAACAAAGTAAAAGATAGACTACCAGCTAAATTAATCGATCAAATATCCTCGAATCCTAAAGCCGTAATAACAGGCTATAAAATGACAGACGGCAGAAGTATTGGAATCACCGCAAAATTTCAGAATGGTGAGCAAAATTGGTTTTTCCCAGAAGAAATTGAGAAAGGTTAA
- the hisF gene encoding imidazole glycerol phosphate synthase subunit HisF has product MVALRLIPCLDVAHGRVVKGVNFVNLRDSGDPVELACMYSDEGADELVFLDIRASVENRNTLVDLVSRTAKSVKIPFTVGGGIDSVSAINDLLRAGADKVSLNSSAVRSPDLISKSSREFGNQCIVIAIDAKRKVNKTDQWEVYVKGGRENTGIDVLSWAKKVEDLGAGEILLTSMDGDGTQNGYDLNLTEAVTNIVNIPVIASGGAGCLEDIYDVFNEGRASAALLASLLHDKKLSLREIKTFLLEKKLPIRPYE; this is encoded by the coding sequence ATGGTAGCTCTTCGTTTAATTCCTTGTTTAGATGTCGCCCATGGCAGAGTGGTTAAAGGTGTAAATTTTGTTAACTTGAGGGACTCAGGCGATCCTGTTGAATTGGCTTGTATGTATTCTGATGAGGGCGCAGATGAATTAGTATTCTTAGATATAAGAGCTAGTGTAGAAAATAGAAATACATTAGTTGACCTTGTCTCTAGGACCGCAAAATCAGTGAAAATCCCATTTACAGTAGGTGGAGGAATAGATTCTGTTTCTGCAATTAATGATCTTTTAAGAGCTGGAGCGGACAAAGTGAGTTTGAATTCTTCTGCTGTAAGAAGTCCAGATTTAATTTCTAAAAGTTCTAGGGAATTTGGTAATCAATGTATCGTAATAGCAATTGATGCTAAAAGAAAAGTTAATAAGACAGATCAATGGGAGGTATATGTAAAAGGAGGGAGAGAAAATACTGGAATAGATGTATTAAGTTGGGCAAAGAAAGTTGAGGATTTAGGCGCAGGGGAAATTTTGCTTACTTCAATGGATGGTGATGGCACACAGAATGGATATGATTTAAATCTGACTGAAGCTGTTACCAATATTGTTAACATCCCAGTGATTGCTTCTGGAGGAGCGGGTTGTTTAGAAGATATCTATGATGTTTTCAATGAAGGCAGGGCATCTGCCGCACTTTTAGCATCATTACTTCATGATAAGAAACTTTCTTTAAGAGAAATAAAGACTTTCCTCCTCGAAAAAAAACTTCCAATTAGACCATATGAATAA
- the ubiE gene encoding bifunctional demethylmenaquinone methyltransferase/2-methoxy-6-polyprenyl-1,4-benzoquinol methylase UbiE, with the protein MKFTKTIEVKNIFNKISYKYDFLNNLLSFGLHRFWKRKLVNLLEPLNGEDWADLCCGTGDLAFLISKRVSPRGSITGIDSAKDILNIAKKKSELKKNKFVKWEVKDVLEINDYSKNFDGICMSYGLRNLNNVEEGIKKVFDLLKDKGRAGFLDFNHSTRNSLSNIFQKIYLRLIVVSISRLFNLGPEYAYIEKSISNFPKKNELINIAKEVGFKKAEYRTICGGQMGILILTK; encoded by the coding sequence ATGAAATTCACAAAAACTATCGAAGTCAAAAATATATTTAATAAAATTTCTTATAAATATGACTTTTTAAATAATCTATTAAGTTTTGGGCTGCACAGATTTTGGAAAAGGAAATTAGTTAATTTATTGGAACCTTTAAATGGTGAAGATTGGGCTGATTTATGCTGTGGAACTGGAGATTTAGCATTCTTAATTTCTAAAAGAGTTAGTCCAAGGGGATCAATTACTGGGATTGACAGTGCAAAGGATATCTTAAATATTGCAAAAAAAAAATCAGAGCTTAAAAAAAATAAATTTGTTAAGTGGGAAGTTAAAGATGTATTAGAAATTAATGATTATTCAAAAAATTTTGATGGAATTTGCATGTCATATGGACTTAGAAACTTGAATAATGTTGAAGAAGGAATAAAAAAAGTTTTTGATCTTTTGAAGGATAAGGGAAGGGCAGGATTTTTGGATTTTAATCACTCAACAAGAAATTCTTTATCCAATATTTTTCAGAAAATTTATTTGAGATTAATTGTAGTATCCATTTCGCGGCTTTTTAATTTAGGTCCAGAGTACGCATATATTGAAAAAAGTATTAGTAATTTTCCAAAGAAAAATGAGCTTATAAATATTGCTAAGGAAGTTGGATTTAAAAAAGCTGAATATAGGACTATTTGTGGGGGACAAATGGGAATACTAATTTTAACTAAATAA
- a CDS encoding DUF721 domain-containing protein, which translates to MDKKYSPIVNRRNPHPLKNCLDNFKKSCGDLDKLSQIEEKWKNLIGLELFEECKPLNIEKKILTIAVNHPQWRQALIYNKHKLKERIEKIGITLNEIKIIQNYEIKNKNIKATNAKIVWANHPSRINQNNMCICIICNSPTPEGEIKRWGKCSFCWRKIKN; encoded by the coding sequence TTGGACAAAAAATATTCGCCAATAGTGAATAGAAGGAATCCACATCCATTAAAAAATTGTCTTGATAATTTCAAAAAATCCTGCGGAGACTTAGATAAACTTTCTCAGATCGAAGAAAAATGGAAGAACTTAATTGGCTTGGAGCTATTTGAAGAATGCAAACCATTAAATATTGAAAAAAAAATACTTACTATTGCAGTAAATCATCCACAGTGGCGCCAAGCTTTAATCTATAACAAGCATAAATTAAAAGAGAGAATCGAGAAAATTGGAATAACTTTGAATGAAATAAAAATAATACAAAATTATGAAATTAAAAATAAAAATATTAAAGCTACTAATGCGAAGATAGTTTGGGCAAACCATCCAAGCAGAATCAATCAAAATAATATGTGCATTTGTATTATTTGTAATTCCCCTACTCCTGAGGGCGAAATCAAAAGATGGGGAAAGTGTTCTTTTTGTTGGAGAAAAATAAAAAACTAA
- a CDS encoding biotin--[acetyl-CoA-carboxylase] ligase — MKVIGPAAKTVFYLKKIQGQYPTWTLHYKIKCKSTENELTNLLKYTEIKKNQPVAIIAREQFSGVGQNLKTWVSPKGGIWLSAAYPIFSKEFECQIFNLSLGIKLCEMLRQKNINVCLKWPNDIFFGSKKLIGFLPRVITRGKEINYVRVGIGMNVSNYTPSEGISLSKVLQIKNINQYYWTAKVLKAFYDAIECNKKKDYVIKSANKFLTKSFLPSGYCPHTWKIKDIDSNGNLRIENETQLKVIRRF, encoded by the coding sequence GTGAAAGTTATTGGACCTGCAGCTAAGACAGTTTTTTATTTAAAAAAAATACAGGGTCAATATCCAACTTGGACACTTCATTACAAAATAAAATGTAAAAGTACCGAAAATGAGCTAACAAACTTGCTTAAATATACTGAAATAAAGAAAAACCAGCCAGTAGCGATAATCGCAAGAGAACAATTCTCAGGGGTTGGCCAAAATTTAAAAACTTGGGTTTCTCCAAAAGGTGGTATTTGGTTAAGTGCAGCTTACCCAATATTTTCAAAAGAATTTGAATGTCAAATATTTAATTTGTCTTTAGGTATTAAGTTATGTGAAATGCTTAGACAAAAGAATATAAATGTTTGTTTGAAATGGCCAAATGATATTTTTTTTGGTTCAAAAAAGTTGATTGGATTTTTACCAAGGGTGATAACAAGAGGGAAAGAAATTAATTATGTAAGGGTAGGAATTGGCATGAATGTTTCAAATTACACTCCATCAGAAGGTATTTCATTATCAAAAGTACTTCAAATTAAGAATATTAATCAATATTATTGGACAGCCAAAGTTCTTAAAGCTTTTTATGATGCAATTGAATGTAATAAGAAGAAAGACTATGTGATTAAATCTGCAAATAAGTTTCTTACTAAAAGTTTTTTACCTAGTGGTTATTGTCCTCATACATGGAAAATTAAAGATATTGATTCCAATGGGAATTTAAGAATTGAAAATGAAACTCAACTGAAAGTAATTAGAAGGTTTTGA
- a CDS encoding ABC transporter ATP-binding protein, translated as MSKKVASLENISKTYGKEDLTVKALDSINLEIYKGDYLAVMGASGSGKSTAMNIIGCLDRPSEGIYKLNGIPVENLSDDELAEIRNQKLGFVFQQFHLLSDATALENVTLPMIYAGIEPEQRLERGKNALKKVGLSERMNNRPNQLSGGQQQRVAIARAIINNPAILLADEPTGALDSKTTEDVLDLFDKLHESGITIVLVTHEDEVANRAKKIAKFKDGRIVELIVN; from the coding sequence ATGTCTAAGAAAGTCGCGAGTTTAGAAAATATATCTAAAACATATGGGAAAGAAGATCTAACTGTTAAAGCCTTAGACAGCATAAACTTAGAAATTTATAAAGGTGATTATTTAGCTGTAATGGGAGCTAGTGGCTCGGGCAAAAGTACAGCTATGAATATTATTGGATGTCTAGATAGACCATCTGAGGGTATTTATAAATTAAATGGTATTCCTGTTGAGAATTTATCCGATGATGAACTCGCGGAAATACGTAACCAAAAATTAGGCTTCGTTTTCCAACAATTTCATCTTCTTTCAGACGCGACTGCACTTGAAAATGTAACTTTGCCCATGATTTATGCTGGTATTGAGCCTGAGCAAAGATTAGAGCGAGGTAAGAATGCCTTAAAAAAAGTTGGCCTTTCAGAAAGAATGAATAATCGCCCAAACCAATTATCTGGAGGTCAACAACAACGAGTTGCTATTGCGAGGGCTATTATCAATAACCCTGCAATTTTGTTAGCCGACGAACCTACTGGAGCACTAGATTCAAAAACCACTGAAGATGTATTAGATCTTTTTGACAAACTGCATGAATCTGGAATAACTATAGTTTTAGTTACTCATGAAGATGAAGTTGCAAATCGAGCAAAAAAAATAGCAAAATTTAAGGATGGAAGAATAGTTGAATTAATAGTTAATTAA